AAGCAGCTGACAATTCTGTGCATGATCAGATTCTATAGTGCAATCTTGATGAGCAGGGAATCTTGAACCTAACTCTTTGACCTGCAAAGCTTGGGGCACACTCAGGGAATAATGGCGATCAACAACCAACTGGTAGACACAGTGAATGAGCAACTTTAAGCCAATTACTAGTCTCAGCTGGAAGACAACTCGTACCTCAAATTAAGCTCCAAGACTGCTCATCCACGAGGGATGGGGACAGCAAAGTAACAAAGATCACAGAGAGGACACAGCTGCTGAATCAAAACAAAAGCGAAAGGTGAGCTACCGACAGAGGGTTTCCTACCAGCATTATATTTCGTATCTAACAAAGCCACTCTTATGATTACTTTAAGATCCTTATATTCATCTTTCATGTCCAGATTGATTACCCCAGTCGTAAAGAATCAAGTACATCAAACACAGGAACAGCCATGAAGAACAGTTTTGGATGATTGTTAAGTGCAAATTTGGCGCTTTACCTTTGATCTAGAAATTACTTTCAATTTATATATATACCAATGGTCAAGACCTACCTCTGTAGATAATTCAAAAGGTGAATCATTGAAGCACGCAATGAGAAACACTGACCTCCGTTGATGTGATTCAATGGGCCATGCAGATTGCAGAGCACCATCTCCTGCCGACGAGAGATCAAGAAGGCTTGCTTGCCATCAGTGCAATCCTTGTCTTAGTTTATTCCTCGTGCAATAAAGACAGAGAAGATCGAATCAGAGTCGGAATGGTTGGATTCCTTTGAACTGCATTCTCTTCCACACGATGCAGTGAATCTTCTTTCCTGTTGTGGACCACGCAAAAGTGCGGCGCGTATGGGCCACTGCTACAATCGTGTGATGCCAACAACATCGGATCCCAAAGCCAAAAGATTCCAGACCGCTAGTTCTTAAAATGTAATGAAAGTTCAATTCTTTCATTATGTCTGTGGTGGAACTTAAGAGCTGGAATCCTTTTCCAGGTCTCTTTGGTGCGTAGCTCAGTCTGTGGGAGATGGCGGAAGAGAAGCTGGAGGCGGTGAAGGAcgtggaggaggagaagacgGCCATCGTGCCGGCGTCGGAGAAGAAGCCTGACGACTTCAAGGCTCTCGCCATCGTAGAGCGTGAGATACTATATCTTTTGATCTCTTGAGCTTCTCTTTTGGTTCcctccaaaaagagtcattttggtggtcgatcgattggtATTTTGTGCATGAAATTTCTTgtggggaaaaaaaaaattcagttcTTGAAGCACTATTCTGCCTTTGTCTATGCAAACTTCAAGAAGATTTTTTTTGCAATAATTCATACTGATCATTATTTTGGTTTGTAAGAGCCATTTATTTCAAATCCTTTCTGTTTATGATATATAATTTCTTTCAATAACAAGCATAATTTTCTTCTTCGTTCTTTAGAACATCCTCTTTTGCAAGTATGAAACCATTGCAAATTCATGTATTATATGTGGATTTATAAGCTTAAGCTACAAGCATAAACTGTATATGAAGCACAAGAATTCTTTTATACAGAGGTTGAGGATCCTGAGAAAAGCTCTGGGGATTCAGATGACAGAGGTTGGTAGTCTCACAAAAACTTTATCTCTGACTTGCTAATCTTTTGTTCTGTATAATAAGCCTCCAAATGTAAGATGAAGAACATGTTTTTAATTCTCTTCCAGATGCTGTTCTTGCAAGGATTGTAGCAGAGAAGAGATTGTCATTGATTAAGGCATGGGAAGAAAATGAAAAGTTTAAAGCAGAAAACAAGTAAGACATCAGAAGGCTTCTATTCATCAAATTCAGGAGCATCTTTAAGCAAACTGGCTATTGTGTCTCTTTGGTGTTTCTcttattcttattattttttcctttttatcctcTACATGTGTATGTTTGAGATATAGCTTATTAGTAGATTTTGCACAGAACATGGTATGGTCCTTAGTTGAATAGCAAAAAAACATTGGGTAAGAGAATGATGGTGGAAGAACTGTGGCTGTATCCTGCTTTATATACTATGTTTTTGTAATTGTACTTGGTGTTTGAGAAGTTTAATCTGACACAGGATGTTTCTATTCAATTATGTtatgtttttttatttctattcagTGAGTCAATCATCAATTTTGTTCTTAATTTTAGATGTAGATATAAACAAACATGCTTTtgctcaaaaaaagaaaaagtcaaaCATGTAGAATTTATCTAAGCACTTGTGTTATTTAATTTGTACTAATAAGAGACATCTTTCATTGATCAGTCAATACATGATTTATCATATCTTCCTGCAATGTCAAACAGGGCACTCAAGAAAATATCATCTATTAATGCATGGGAGAACTCAAAGAAGGCAGAGGTGGAAGCTGAGCTGAAAAAGAAAGAGGTCAGTAACTTCTTGTAATATTAGTTTCTGCATGGTAAGTTTTTGTTGTTCATCCATCCAAGTTTTAGTTGGTTCTTACAAGCATCAGCAACAAATTATATAGCAGACAAAAGAAAAGTTAGGATTAACTTTAGCTGCAAATTAGCTGACTGGTAAGATTAGATGCCAATTGCCATGATGTTCATGCATGTAGTTTAATTAAGTCTTGCTGATTTTATTATACTAAGTTGCAATAATGTATTTGTTCAATGAAAAAGTATACAAAGTTCCAAGAACATATCTGTATCATGTAACTCCAATATAAGGATTAAACTATTGATATATTCTACAAATTATTAACTTTGGGGAGTTGGAATATGAAGAACTAGAAAGCTAAATAACTTAATTCAGACAGAGAACAGAAGATCATGAATTCAAACAATGACTATCTGTGGCGCATAACATGGTTGGATTAGATATTGCTGGACCAGAAATGTTCTCTAAAGTTGTGACCGGCATGTTCATTAAACGAATGCGTCTCTTGAGGAGACGAAATGTTCAAATTGGTCTACTGTCTTGGTTGAGAAGAACTCATAGAACACCTTTTGAATTAATAACCTCATACTCCTGATGGAAAAACAGGAAGAACTCGAGAAAAAGAAAGCAGAGTATGCAGAGGAAGTGAAGAATAAAATTGCATTGATTCACAAGGAAGCAGAAGGGAAGAGAGCAGTTGCTGAGTCTAGGCGTGGTGAAGAGGTCCTCAAGACTGAGAAAAAGGCTGCAAAATATCGTGCCACCGAGCTTGTTCCAGTTCTCCAAAGAAGGCTTTTTGATTTTTTCCAGGCCTAAAAATTGACCTTTCGTGACAAATTGAAGATGCTATTCGACTGATACTTGTATTTTCTGAGTGTGTTATATCAAAATTTTAGGTAGAGCTTTTTATGAGAAAGTTGTGCTAATTGTTTAGAGAGGTTTGGTTGGAATCCTGGTGTTTTGATCTGTAAAGTGTGTTTCATGTAGACAAGTGTTCTACTCTTATACTCTTCAATGTGGACATTCTCCTGTGTGTTTAAACCAACATTTAATTACTTGGTGTCTTTATATCATTATATTCAGTCAAGATAACATCATGGTTTTGGTGTAGATTCATTTTGAAGTCTGCAAACAGGTGTAAGTTTGTTGATTTGCATCAGAACAATTTAGTTCCCAAGTTTTATGCTATGATACAATCCCAGAAATTGGCATCTTCAAGAACAATTAATGTCCTGAATGACTTGTTAGTTTCCTTACAGAAATTCCACTGCCAACTCTTTTCACATCATCAATTTTATTCAATTCAACCTCACCGCTGCACCTATTTGTTGACGAGGCATGTTGGATTCGATTCTCTCAGTAGATGTAAATGAAGGTAAGTCAAATTACTTGACAGCTTAGATGTTCTAGAAGGCGTCGTCGGTTTGGTTGAGTCAAAACCAGGAAATTGGCTATTAGTCTCAGATCATGACCATATTAAAATGTTTTTCCTCCAATTTTAGTACATCATCTTTGTTCTTGAAGTGAGAGGGTGAGACAGGATGAGTTAAATCACAGTGCAACATGGAAACCTACAGAATATATGGAGTTGGACTGATCCTCCCTTTGCTGTAAAGAAAAAGACTCATCTGAGAAAGACTCAAGTGGAAGAAAGGAACAAAAACACAATTTTAATCATAAGATTCCTTTAAATAACAGCAAGTGAAAGTGAAACAAGAAATGTTCTTCCCCATCATAGGAGCACCTGTACAGAATAATGCATTAATTCATGTGTATGCTTATCTGTGATATCTTGCTCTAATTCACAGACAGACATAACCTTCCTCATAGGTCAGTAAACATGTCATAGTTCAGCTCAAGATCAGTGTAAGTTTCACTGAAGGATAAGGGATCATGGAAACTGACTTCTGGAATCTGTTCTACAGGCTCAAACTGCTGCTGAAATCCTCCACGGATGCTTGTTTCTTCAAATTCATGAGAAAAATACCCAGTAGATACCATTCCAAATTGCAAAAATTCAGAACTAAGGACATCAGAATTTGAGGTAGAATCATGTTCGAAATTTCTCCCACCGCCCACAGATGATGAGCTCTGGTCACTGTCATTGAACAATGGTAGCCAGTCTGCAAATAGAACTTTGGGAAAAGGAGGTAGAAGTTTCTCTCTGGCCACTGTTGATTGGCATTGACTCACAGAAAATGATTCTGAGAGTGAGATTTGGCTATTATTGTCACCCGATAATTGTTTCGGTTTCAAGAACTGGATGTCTGAGTCCAGAGATTTGCTCATGGAGGCATGAGAAGATGATCCATCAGCCTTTGCCACCTTCTTCTTGAGGTAGGTGTTCCACTGGTTCTTCACTTCATTGTCAGTTCTTCCTGGTAGATGCATTGCTATCTGAGACCACCTGCAATACCAATTTCAGATTGCCTTAAGCTCtcactcaaagagaagaaaaaggatttGGCACTAATGGTATCATTTGCAGTAATTTAACTTCTCTGAACTCCTCTTAATCCACTTCATGGCACTCAAGTCAGATGATTTTGATCTTTACCATTGCTTGCTTACTAAATTTTGCTGTTAAATTAGGATGCAACATAAATGTGCTTCCTTGATCATCATGAAATGATTGTATGTGTACTGTCATCTAAATCTTTTAAACACATACTTCTAAGATCTTTGCAGGAATCAATAACATTGAATGTGCACGAACTGAATGCTTACTTGTTGCCCAAAATGGCATGAAGTTTCATCACTGTTTCCTCTTCCTCTTGAGAGAAAACACCCAGCTTGAGTCCTGGTCTCAGGTAATTGATCCACCTCAACCTGCAGCTCTTTCCACTTCGATGCAAGCCTGCAAAAGAAAAGGAGTTGATACATTTGTCAGCTGTTTGTTCATCCCAAGAGAAGAAGACATCATCAAAATGTTCTATGATCACCCTATGAACAAGAACACAGACAAAAAAACAAGGTAATGGTGTGCATGGACAATCAAAACATTGTTTCAGAAGAATATTTGGATTCAACAAGAGCATGCGGAATGGTGATTTAGTTGCAGAATGTGCTTTAGAAGGGATAAAGTATAGAGTTATTCTTCAGATAAGAGTAGGCATGTGGAAGTTGGAAATGAGATACCAGCTTTAGCAGGAACTGAACTCCAGTAGCCATGGCCATGCTCAAGGATGTGCTCCCTCAGCCTCTGGTCCTCATCCGGCGACCACAACCCTTTCCTATGCTTCGTCTTCGGCTTCTCCCATGTCTTGCGCCCCATTTCAAGGCAATCCTTACAGGCCGCTTGCTACTGGCTGGTTTCTGCCAGAGTGTGCAGGGATTGCAGAAGAGCTCTGCTTGTTGGCTTCTCTTGCAATCTGTGATGCCAATGGGTGCCAGAAATCTGAAATTTAAACTACTTGTGCAGAATTGAAGCATGGATTAAGAACAGTAATGAAGATTAGCTTGTGGTGTGCTTGGAATGAATCAACACTGCCAATTTTCTCATTGATTGGTTAATGGTGCAGGAAGCATTTGTGTGATCATTAATCATTCATTGTGAGAACATACACATCTGATGACTCATCATTCAACCATAGATTTAAGCCATATATTGATGTTCTTATGGTCTTTTCAGATCATTAGCACACAGAATAAAGTAGAGGGAAGGGATCAAAGCCAAGCGTGCACTTGTGGTCAGCTTTGTTGGTAAGAATTATTCAAAATATTTCTGTTCTTTAGGAACTTATCTCATTCACAATATAAAACACAATGCTCTTTTCATTtaagagaaagaaataataatCAGATTGGTACAATTAATCCCAACTACTATTAATAAGAAGCAaatgaatttatatatatatatatctagcaaAAGCTTTCCACACAAATACCCATGCAACATGTGGCTATGAAGAACGCGATGGTCCAACCTCAGACCCTTTGATTGTTTTGAACTTGCAAAGTAGTCCATTTTAGTGCTAATAAggtgttgttattctattataccATTTATTTGCCATTAGATGGGAAATAGCCCATAAAAGAAACATTTGGACTAATAGGAAGAACATCTTTTTTAATTACATGAGAAGCAGTTTCAGCAAATCCAAGAAAACTATGTGTAAGACTTCATATTgtttattcaaagagtatttgttcttgatcaaaacattctttaTTACCTACAGTACAAATAAATTTGTACACAGTACACTACTAATATATTCATTATGATTTGACTGATTGAAAAATGCTCATCACCTGCCACAT
Above is a genomic segment from Musa acuminata AAA Group cultivar baxijiao chromosome BXJ3-4, Cavendish_Baxijiao_AAA, whole genome shotgun sequence containing:
- the LOC135635735 gene encoding remorin-like → MAEEKLEAVKDVEEEKTAIVPASEKKPDDFKALAIVEQVEDPEKSSGDSDDRDAVLARIVAEKRLSLIKAWEENEKFKAENKALKKISSINAWENSKKAEVEAELKKKEEELEKKKAEYAEEVKNKIALIHKEAEGKRAVAESRRGEEVLKTEKKAAKYRATELVPVLQRRLFDFFQA
- the LOC103982736 gene encoding transcription factor LAF1, which encodes MGRKTWEKPKTKHRKGLWSPDEDQRLREHILEHGHGYWSSVPAKAGLHRSGKSCRLRWINYLRPGLKLGVFSQEEEETVMKLHAILGNKWSQIAMHLPGRTDNEVKNQWNTYLKKKVAKADGSSSHASMSKSLDSDIQFLKPKQLSGDNNSQISLSESFSVSQCQSTVAREKLLPPFPKVLFADWLPLFNDSDQSSSSVGGGRNFEHDSTSNSDVLSSEFLQFGMVSTGYFSHEFEETSIRGGFQQQFEPVEQIPEVSFHDPLSFSETYTDLELNYDMFTDL